In Schistocerca nitens isolate TAMUIC-IGC-003100 chromosome 10, iqSchNite1.1, whole genome shotgun sequence, a single window of DNA contains:
- the LOC126209953 gene encoding uncharacterized protein LOC126209953, whose protein sequence is MEVDLTVLYPPDLVLEDLHQLPRVSSVQMVFPHKVVSITLMVQINGIPLHFQLDTESLTTIIDDDSRCHLGGLTLHPVPCPLKSFSNDIICMQGWFLVQVQCPSHDLTAGVFILLAPTATNLLGMDLFHSLVLEIRDLAPAVQTVSPDTLLQELFDFFPDVFSDASPEVSDLEVHVELLPLPVPKFHKARSVPLVLRDALHKELSHLEEAGVCVILEKLNGSLHICADFKATVNAQSIIDSYPIPKADDILSKLAGGKIFAKIDLREAYLQLLVNAPFQEVLVISTPFALFWYNHLPFGIASTPAILQHFSNLRIFDDILRLCWLQGCSATGPNVNFCATRLTDEEIAELLTVEDSNAFEFELSEKEDELDIAVRL, encoded by the exons atgGAGGTGGACCTCACAGTGCTGTACCCTCCAGACTTGGTCTTAGAGGATTTGCACCAGCTGCCAAGGGTGTCCTCTGTCCAGATGGTCTTCCCACACAAGGTGGTGTCCATCACTCTGATGGTCCAGATCAATGGGattcctcttcattttcagctgGACACAGAGTCCTTGACTACTATTATTGATGACGACTCTCGCTGCCACTTGGGTGGTCTGACGCTCCATCCAGTTCCTTGCCCCTTGAAGAGCTTTAGTAATGACATTATCTGCATGCAGGGGTGGTTCCTGGTGCAGGTGCAGTGTCCCTCTCATGATCTCACTGCCGGAGTTTTCATCCTACTGGCCCCTACAGCCACTAATCTGTTGGGGATGGATCTTTTTCATTCTCTTGTCCTTGAGATCCGTGATTTGGCCCCAGCAGTCCAAACTGTGTCCCCTGACACTCTTTTACAGGAGCTTTTCGATTTCTTCCCCGATGTCTTCTCTGATGCTTCTCCGGAGGTGTCCGATTTAGAAGTGCATGTCGAACTACTTCCCCTGCCGGTTCCCAAGTTTCACAAGGCTCGTTCAGTGCCTTTAGTTCTGCGAGACGCCCTACACAAGGAACTGAGTCACCTCGAGGAGGCAGGAGTGTGTGTCATCCTCGAAAAATTGAATGGGTCCCTCCACATATGTGCCGATTTTAAGGCCACTGTCAATGCCCAGTCTATCATTGACTCTTACCCTATCCCAAAGGCTGATGATATTCTGTCCAAGTTGGCAGGTGGAAAGATCTTTGCCAAGATTGATCTTAGGGAAGCATACCTCCAACTGCTGGTCAACGCTCCCTTTCAAGAGGTCCTCGTCATCAGTACTCCCTTTGCGCTCTTCTGGTACAACCACCTGCCCTTTGGGATCGCCAGCACTCCAGCCATCTTGCAACACTTTAGCAATCTGAGAATCTTCGATGACATTTTGAGGTTGTGCTGGCTGCAGGGTTGCAGTGCAACAGGGCCAAATGTCAATTTTTGTGCCACAA GGCTAACTGATGAAGAAATAGCAGAACTTTTGACAGTGGAAGATTCAAATGCTTTTGAATTTGAACTGTCTGAAAAAGAAGATGAGCTTGATATAGCTGTCAgattgtaa